One window of Cervus elaphus chromosome 6, mCerEla1.1, whole genome shotgun sequence genomic DNA carries:
- the LOC122696169 gene encoding growth-regulated protein homolog beta-like has protein sequence MARAATAAAPRLLRAAMLLLLLVAASRRAAGAPVVNELRCQCLQTLQGIHFKNIQSVKVTPPGPHCDQTEVIATLKTSQEVCLNPAAPMVKKIIDKMLNKATSN, from the exons ATGGCCCGAGCCGCGACCGCCGCCGCCCCCCGGCTCCTCCGCGCCGCGATGCTGCTCCTGCTCCTGGTGGCCGCCAGCCGGCGCGCGGCAG GGGCGCCCGTGGTCAACGAACTGCGATGCCAGTGCCTGCAGACCTTGCAGGGGATTCACTTCAAGAACATCCAGAGCGTGAAGGTGACGCCCCCCGGCCCCCACTGCGACCAAACCGAAGTCAT AGCCACTCTCAAGACTAGTCAGGAAGTGTGTCTCAACCCCGCCGCCCCCATGGTTAAGAAAATCATCGATAAGATGCTAAACAA